In Pseudomonas fluorescens NCIMB 11764, a single window of DNA contains:
- the map gene encoding type I methionyl aminopeptidase, whose translation MTVTLKTPEDIAKMRVAGKLAADVLEMIAEHVKPGITTEELDRICHDYIVNVQQAIPAPLNYKGYPKSICTSINHVVCHGIPNEKPLKDGDTLNIDVTVIKDGFHGDTSRMFHVGTVPVWAERLSQVTQECMYKAIEIVKPGCRLGDIGEVIQKHAEKNGFSVVREFCGHGIGKVFHEEPQILHYGRAGTGMELKAGMTFTIEPMINQGKADTKVLGDGWTAITKDRKLSAQWEHTLVVTETGYEIFTLRSDDTIPRVSA comes from the coding sequence ATGACCGTCACCCTCAAAACCCCGGAGGACATCGCAAAAATGCGTGTCGCCGGCAAACTGGCCGCCGATGTCCTGGAAATGATTGCTGAACACGTCAAGCCGGGCATCACCACCGAAGAGCTGGACCGCATCTGCCACGACTACATCGTCAACGTGCAGCAGGCCATTCCTGCCCCGCTCAACTACAAGGGCTACCCGAAGTCGATCTGCACCTCGATCAACCACGTGGTCTGCCACGGCATTCCGAACGAGAAGCCATTGAAGGACGGTGACACGCTGAACATCGACGTCACCGTGATCAAGGATGGCTTCCACGGCGACACCAGCCGCATGTTCCACGTCGGCACCGTGCCGGTCTGGGCCGAGCGCCTGTCGCAAGTGACCCAGGAATGCATGTACAAGGCCATCGAGATCGTCAAACCCGGCTGCCGCCTGGGCGACATCGGTGAAGTGATCCAGAAGCACGCCGAAAAGAACGGTTTCTCGGTGGTTCGCGAGTTCTGCGGCCACGGTATCGGCAAGGTGTTCCACGAAGAGCCGCAGATCCTGCACTACGGCCGCGCCGGCACCGGCATGGAACTGAAGGCCGGCATGACCTTCACCATCGAGCCGATGATCAACCAGGGCAAGGCCGACACAAAAGTGCTGGGCGACGGCTGGACCGCGATCACCAAGGACCGCAAGTTGTCGGCACAGTGGGAGCACACATTGGTAGTGACCGAGACCGGTTACGAGATCTTCACCTTGCGCAGCGATGACACCATCCCGCGCGTTTCGGCCTGA
- a CDS encoding M12 family metallopeptidase, which translates to MTTITPCLIETPADITASYEAAISENPANSPNTSSGRNKRSIGKHTKYWAPGRTLKIAISDYDDGGFEIVKNAIKQWLPYVNLTFEFVELVDDEDLYEGDIRIYLSRLYNGTGRSALGTDARATPATEPTLLLGTNYTSIGYEALVIHEFGHALGLTHEHQHPDATIPWNRENTYQLYKQNFGWSKETVDKNLFPLPRNSDQTYTAYDRHSIMHYQVLNICTIGDWEQPENRQLSAGDKAFARQIYP; encoded by the coding sequence ATGACAACTATCACTCCTTGCCTCATAGAAACACCCGCAGATATTACGGCTTCTTATGAAGCCGCCATTAGCGAAAACCCGGCCAATTCACCCAACACGTCATCCGGGCGCAACAAGCGATCTATCGGCAAACACACTAAATACTGGGCACCCGGCAGAACGTTAAAAATCGCTATCAGCGACTATGACGATGGCGGGTTTGAAATAGTCAAAAATGCCATCAAGCAATGGCTACCCTACGTCAATCTGACTTTCGAATTCGTTGAACTGGTTGACGACGAAGACTTGTACGAAGGTGATATCCGGATTTACCTGTCCCGGCTGTACAACGGCACCGGACGCTCGGCACTTGGTACCGATGCGCGAGCAACCCCCGCTACGGAGCCAACATTGCTGCTGGGAACAAATTACACCTCCATCGGCTATGAAGCGCTTGTCATTCATGAATTCGGGCATGCCTTGGGCTTGACCCATGAACATCAACATCCCGATGCGACTATTCCCTGGAACAGAGAAAACACCTACCAGTTATACAAACAGAATTTTGGCTGGTCGAAAGAGACTGTAGATAAAAATCTTTTCCCCCTCCCTCGTAACAGCGATCAAACTTACACCGCCTACGACCGACACTCCATCATGCACTACCAAGTGTTAAATATATGCACTATCGGCGATTGGGAGCAGCCAGAGAATCGTCAACTCAGTGCAGGTGATAAAGCCTTCGCTCGTCAAATTTACCCCTGA
- the dapC gene encoding succinyldiaminopimelate transaminase, whose translation MNNALTQLQPYPFEKLRALLGSVTPNPDKRPIALSIGEPKHRSPSFVAEALSSNLDQMAVYPTTLGIPALREAIAAWCERRFNLPSGWLDPARNVLPVNGTREALFAFTQTVVNRGDDALVVSPNPFYQIYEGAAFLAGAKPHYLPCLDENGFNPDFDAVSPDIWKRCQILFLCSPGNPTGALIPVETLKKLIALADEYDFVIAADECYSELYFDEQTPPAGLLSACAELGRKDFKRCVVFHSLSKRSNLPGLRSGFVAGDADILKGFLLYRTYHGCAMPVQTQLASVAAWNDEVHVRANRALYREKYDAVLKILGPVMDVQRPDGGFYLWPNVAGDDEAFCRDLFVEEHVTVVPGSYLSREVDGFNPGSGRVRMALVAPLAECVEAAERIHNFISRRQ comes from the coding sequence ATGAACAACGCTCTGACCCAGCTCCAGCCCTACCCGTTCGAGAAGCTCCGCGCCCTGCTCGGCAGCGTCACGCCAAACCCGGACAAACGCCCTATCGCCTTGTCCATCGGCGAGCCGAAGCACCGTTCGCCAAGCTTTGTCGCCGAAGCCCTGTCCAGCAATCTGGATCAGATGGCCGTTTACCCGACAACACTCGGTATTCCGGCGCTGCGTGAAGCCATCGCCGCGTGGTGCGAACGCCGCTTCAACCTCCCGAGCGGCTGGCTCGACCCGGCGCGCAACGTGCTGCCGGTCAACGGCACGCGTGAGGCTCTGTTCGCCTTCACCCAGACCGTGGTCAACCGTGGCGACGATGCGCTGGTGGTCAGCCCGAACCCGTTCTATCAAATCTATGAAGGTGCTGCGTTCCTCGCCGGCGCCAAGCCGCATTACCTGCCGTGCCTGGATGAAAACGGCTTCAACCCGGACTTCGATGCCGTTTCCCCGGACATCTGGAAACGCTGCCAGATCCTGTTTCTGTGCTCGCCAGGCAATCCGACTGGCGCCTTGATCCCGGTTGAAACCCTGAAAAAGCTGATCGCCCTCGCCGACGAATACGACTTCGTGATTGCGGCGGACGAGTGCTACAGCGAACTGTACTTCGACGAACAAACCCCACCGGCCGGCCTGCTCAGCGCCTGTGCGGAATTGGGTCGCAAGGACTTCAAGCGTTGCGTGGTGTTCCATAGCCTGTCCAAGCGCTCCAACCTGCCAGGCCTGCGTTCGGGGTTCGTCGCGGGTGACGCCGACATTCTCAAAGGCTTCCTGCTGTACCGCACTTATCACGGCTGCGCGATGCCGGTTCAAACGCAACTGGCGAGCGTTGCCGCCTGGAATGACGAAGTGCATGTGCGGGCCAACCGTGCGCTGTATCGCGAGAAGTATGATGCGGTGCTGAAAATCCTCGGCCCGGTGATGGACGTGCAACGCCCGGATGGCGGTTTCTACTTGTGGCCGAACGTTGCTGGCGATGATGAAGCGTTCTGCCGCGATCTGTTCGTTGAGGAACATGTGACTGTGGTGCCAGGCTCGTATCTGTCTCGGGAAGTTGATGGTTTCAATCCGGGTTCCGGCCGAGTGCGGATGGCGCTGGTGGCTCCACTGGCGGAATGTGTTGAAGCGGCCGAACGCATTCACAACTTTATTTCTCGCCGCCAGTAA
- a CDS encoding [protein-PII] uridylyltransferase produces MPQVDPELFDRGQFQAELALKASPIAAFKKAIRQAREVLDGRFRSGREIRRLIEDRAWFVDNILQKAWEQFNWSEDADIALVAVGGYGRGELHPFSDIDLLILLDSADHEVFRDSIERFLTLLWDIGLEVGQSVRSVDECAVEARADLTVITNLMESRTIAGPERLRQRMLDVTSTAHMWPSKDFFLAKRAEQKARHHKYNDTEYNLEPNVKGSPGGLRDIQTILWVARREYGTLNLRALAGEGFLVESENALLASSQEFLWKVRYALHMLAGRSEDRLLFDHQRSIAGLLGFEGDDAKQAIENFMQQYYRVVMSIAQLSDLIIQHFEEVILAPEDEAPPQPINSRFQLHDGYIEARNDNVFRRTPFAMLEIFVLMAQQPEIKGVRADTIRLLRENRHLIDDDFRNDIRNTSLFIELFKCKIGIHRNLRRMNRYGILGRYLPEFGFIVGQMQHDLFHIYTVDAHTLNLIKHLRKLQYTQVSEKFPLASKLMGKLPKPELIYLAGLYHDIGKGRHGDHSEIGAVDAEAFCQRHQLPVWDSRLIVWLVQNHLVMSTTAQRKDLSDPQVIHDFAQIVGDETRLDYLYVLTVADINATNPTLWNSWRASLLRQLYTETKRALRRGLENPVDREMQIRQTQSAALDILVRGGNDPDDVEQLWSQLGDDYFLRHTAGDVAWHTDAILQQPADGGPLVLIKETTQREFEGGTQIFIYAPDQHDFFAVTVAAMDQLNLNIHDARVITSSSQFTLDTYIVLDTDGDSIGDNPARVKQIREGLTEALRNPDDYPTIIQRRVPRQLKHFAFAPQVTIHNDAQRPVTVLELSAPDRPGLLARIGTIFLEFDLSLQNAKIATLGERVEDVFFITDANNQPLSDPLLCSRLQDAIVEQLTVSNEPDIKMSRISI; encoded by the coding sequence ATGCCGCAGGTGGATCCCGAACTCTTCGACCGTGGCCAGTTCCAGGCTGAACTGGCCCTGAAGGCCAGCCCGATCGCTGCTTTCAAAAAGGCGATCCGCCAGGCCCGAGAGGTCCTTGACGGACGCTTTCGCAGCGGCCGGGAGATTCGCCGACTGATCGAGGATCGCGCCTGGTTCGTCGACAACATCCTGCAAAAGGCCTGGGAGCAGTTCAACTGGAGCGAAGACGCCGACATCGCGCTGGTCGCGGTCGGCGGCTACGGTCGTGGGGAGTTGCATCCTTTCTCCGATATCGACCTGCTGATCCTGCTGGACAGCGCCGACCACGAAGTTTTCCGTGATTCCATCGAGCGTTTTCTGACGCTGTTGTGGGACATCGGCCTGGAAGTCGGTCAGAGCGTTCGCTCCGTCGACGAATGCGCGGTAGAAGCCCGCGCCGACCTGACGGTGATCACCAACCTGATGGAAAGCCGCACCATCGCCGGCCCCGAACGCCTGCGTCAGCGCATGCTGGATGTCACCAGCACCGCGCACATGTGGCCGAGCAAGGACTTCTTCCTGGCCAAGCGCGCCGAGCAGAAGGCCCGTCACCACAAGTACAACGACACCGAATACAACCTGGAACCCAACGTCAAAGGCTCGCCCGGCGGACTACGGGATATTCAGACGATTCTGTGGGTGGCCCGTCGCGAGTACGGCACCCTGAACCTGCGGGCACTGGCCGGGGAAGGTTTCCTGGTCGAGAGCGAAAATGCCCTGCTGGCCTCTTCTCAGGAATTCCTGTGGAAGGTTCGTTACGCGCTGCACATGCTCGCCGGTCGCTCCGAAGACCGCTTGCTGTTCGACCACCAGCGTTCGATTGCCGGCCTGCTGGGCTTCGAGGGCGATGACGCCAAGCAAGCCATCGAAAACTTCATGCAGCAGTATTACCGGGTGGTCATGAGCATCGCGCAGCTCAGCGACCTGATCATCCAGCACTTCGAGGAAGTCATCCTGGCGCCGGAAGATGAAGCGCCGCCGCAACCGATCAACTCGCGGTTCCAGTTGCACGACGGTTACATCGAGGCACGCAACGACAACGTATTCCGCCGCACGCCGTTCGCCATGCTCGAGATTTTCGTGCTGATGGCCCAGCAGCCGGAAATCAAGGGCGTGCGTGCCGACACGATTCGTCTGCTGCGGGAAAACCGTCATTTGATCGACGACGATTTCCGCAACGATATTCGTAACACCAGCCTGTTCATCGAGCTGTTCAAGTGCAAGATCGGCATCCACCGCAACCTGCGACGGATGAACCGTTACGGCATTCTCGGGCGTTATCTGCCGGAGTTCGGCTTCATTGTCGGGCAGATGCAGCATGACCTGTTTCACATCTACACGGTCGACGCGCACACGCTGAACCTGATCAAGCACTTGCGTAAGTTGCAATACACGCAAGTGTCGGAAAAATTCCCGCTGGCCAGCAAGCTCATGGGCAAGCTGCCCAAGCCCGAGCTGATCTACCTGGCCGGGCTGTACCACGACATCGGCAAGGGCCGGCATGGCGATCACTCGGAAATCGGCGCCGTGGATGCCGAGGCCTTTTGCCAGCGCCACCAGTTGCCGGTGTGGGACAGCCGCCTGATCGTCTGGCTGGTGCAGAACCACTTGGTGATGTCGACCACTGCCCAGCGCAAAGACTTGTCCGACCCGCAAGTGATCCACGATTTTGCGCAGATCGTCGGTGACGAAACCCGCCTTGATTATCTGTACGTGTTGACCGTCGCCGACATCAACGCCACCAACCCGACACTGTGGAACTCCTGGCGCGCCAGCCTGTTGCGCCAGCTCTACACCGAGACCAAGCGCGCCTTGCGCCGCGGCCTGGAGAATCCGGTGGATCGTGAAATGCAGATCCGCCAGACCCAGAGCGCCGCCCTCGATATTCTGGTACGCGGCGGCAACGACCCGGACGACGTCGAACAGTTGTGGTCGCAATTGGGTGATGATTATTTCCTGCGTCACACTGCCGGCGACGTGGCCTGGCACACCGACGCGATCCTGCAGCAGCCGGCCGATGGCGGGCCGTTGGTGCTGATCAAGGAAACCACCCAGCGCGAGTTCGAGGGCGGTACGCAGATCTTCATTTATGCGCCGGACCAGCACGACTTCTTCGCCGTGACCGTGGCGGCGATGGATCAGTTGAACCTGAACATTCACGACGCCCGGGTCATCACGTCCAGCAGTCAGTTCACCCTCGACACCTACATCGTGCTCGACACTGACGGCGATTCGATCGGCGATAATCCGGCACGGGTCAAACAGATCCGCGAAGGCCTGACCGAAGCCCTGCGCAACCCGGACGATTACCCGACGATCATCCAGCGACGGGTGCCGCGCCAGCTCAAGCATTTCGCGTTTGCACCGCAGGTGACGATCCACAACGACGCCCAGCGGCCGGTGACGGTGCTGGAGCTCAGTGCCCCGGATCGGCCGGGCTTGCTGGCGCGGATCGGTACGATTTTCCTGGAGTTCGACCTGTCGCTGCAGAACGCCAAGATTGCGACGCTCGGCGAACGCGTGGAAGACGTATTCTTCATCACCGACGCCAATAACCAGCCATTGTCCGACCCATTGCTGTGCAGCCGCTTGCAGGATGCGATCGTTGAGCAGCTGACCGTCAGTAACGAACCCGATATCAAGATGTCGCGAATCAGCATCTGA
- the rpsB gene encoding 30S ribosomal protein S2, with the protein MSQVNMRDMLKAGVHFGHQTRYWNPKMGKYIFGARNKIHIINLEKTLPMFNEALTFVERLAQGKNKILFVGTKRSAGKIVAEEAARCGSPYVDHRWLGGMLTNFKTIRASIKRLRDLEVQAEDGTFAKLTKKEALMRTRDLEKLDRSLGGIKDMGGLPDALFVIDVDHERIAITEANKLGIPVIGVVDTNSSPEGVDYIIPGNDDAIRAIQLYMGSMADAVIRGRNHVAGGTEQFVEEAPAAAAE; encoded by the coding sequence ATGTCCCAAGTCAACATGCGCGATATGCTGAAGGCCGGTGTGCACTTCGGTCACCAGACCCGTTACTGGAACCCGAAAATGGGCAAGTACATTTTCGGCGCGCGTAACAAGATCCACATCATCAACCTTGAAAAAACCCTGCCAATGTTCAACGAAGCTCTGACTTTCGTAGAGCGTCTGGCCCAGGGCAAAAACAAGATTCTGTTCGTTGGCACCAAGCGTTCCGCTGGCAAGATCGTTGCTGAAGAAGCAGCACGTTGCGGTTCGCCGTACGTCGATCACCGCTGGTTGGGCGGCATGCTGACCAACTTCAAAACCATCCGTGCTTCCATCAAGCGTCTGCGTGACCTTGAAGTGCAAGCCGAAGACGGTACTTTCGCCAAGCTGACCAAGAAAGAAGCGCTGATGCGCACTCGCGATCTTGAGAAGCTCGATCGTTCCCTGGGTGGTATCAAGGACATGGGCGGTCTGCCAGACGCTCTGTTCGTTATCGACGTTGATCACGAGCGCATCGCGATCACCGAAGCCAACAAGCTGGGCATCCCGGTTATCGGCGTAGTCGATACCAACAGCAGCCCGGAAGGCGTTGACTACATCATCCCAGGCAACGATGACGCAATCCGCGCTATCCAGCTGTACATGGGTTCGATGGCTGACGCTGTAATCCGCGGTCGCAACCACGTTGCTGGCGGCACCGAGCAGTTCGTTGAAGAAGCTCCGGCAGCTGCAGCTGAGTAA